In the Sulfurivermis fontis genome, GTACAGGTGCGCGGAATCGTCGAGAGCCAGGCACCGTTGCAGCGGCAGTATCGGCCGGATCATCCGCTGGCCGATGAAAACGGCTATGTGTACATGCCCAATGTGAACGTGGTGGAGGAGATGGCCAACATGATCTCCGCCTCGCGCTCGTACCAGACCAATGTGGAAGTGGTCAACACGGCCAAGCAGTTGATGATGCGCACGTTGACCATGGGGCAGTAAGCCTGAGGAATAGGGAAAATGTCCAGCGTAAACAACAATGTTGAACTGCTCGATAGCCTCGGCCTGTGGCGC is a window encoding:
- the flgC gene encoding flagellar basal body rod protein FlgC, with protein sequence MSMFKVFDIAGSAMSAQSLRLNVTASNLANANSVSSSIDETYRARQPVFAAMLSEAGQGGEPDAVGVQVRGIVESQAPLQRQYRPDHPLADENGYVYMPNVNVVEEMANMISASRSYQTNVEVVNTAKQLMMRTLTMGQ